A region of the Roseiflexus sp. RS-1 genome:
CTCTACACAGGCGGCGATCTGCCGACGCTCCTGGCAACGGCGCGCCAGCCGGCGACTGCACTTGCGACCCTGCTCAGCAGAACAGTGCATCTGCTGCCGCAGCGCTTTTATGCCCACCTCTCCCCTGAAGCGCGTGACGCACTTGCCGCTGCCTGTCTGCTGGAACCGCGTGGGCTGCACTTCAAAATGGCGCTGCGTGATCCGGGGCGGCTCAATGATATCGATATTTCAGGGGTCGAACGATTGACGCCGGCTGCAACCGATGAGTTGCTGGCGTTCTATGCGCATAGTTATCCGGGCAACTGGTTCGATCCGCGGATGGTCGAAACGGGGCAGTATGTGGGGATTCGTGGCGAAAACGGCAATCTTCTGAGCGTTGCTGGCGTGCATGTGTACTCTGCGGAGCAGCGGGTCGCCGCTCTGGGCAATATCACGACTGCGCCTGCCGCGCGTGGGCGTGGGCTGGCGACTGTAGCCACAGCGGCGCTCTGCCGGTCGTTGCTGCAAACGGTTGATCTGATCGGGTTGAACGTTCGCGCCGATAATGTCGCTGCGATTGCCTGCTACCGGCGTCTGGGGTTTGCGTTTGTCGCCGAATATGAGGAATACATGGTGCGCTTGAAGCCATTCTCTGGTAATTGTTGAAAATCATATCAAAGCGCAGATCAATTTCCTCCAGTGTTGGGTCAGGGCGAATCTGTCTGCACCCGCAGCGCCTCGCGTGCCTGCTGAAGCGTCGGGTCAAGCGTCAATCCATCGAGGCGCTGGAGGTCGGCGCGGGCGGCAGCGGTGTTGCCCTGCGCCGCGTATGCCGCTGCCCGTGCAATGAGCGCTTCGGGGTATTCGGGCTGGAGCACCAGCGCCTGACCGAAATCGGCGATTGCGCTGCGTATGTCTCCCTGAGCGTGGCGGATCAATCCGCGCACATAGTAGGCGTTGGCAGCGCGGGGACTCAGACGCAGCGCGGCGTCGAGGTCAGCGAGGGCGGCATTCAGGTCGCCGTCGGCGTAGTGCAACAGTGCGCGTTCGTAGAGCGCATCGACGTGCTGCGGTCGGGCGCGGAGTGCAGCGTCGAACGCTTCACGCGCCGCCAATCGGTCACCCAGCCGCGCCAGGATTACCCCCTGTCGATACCGGTACATCGCTTCTGCTTCAGGTATCAGTTCCGCGAGTTTGCCGTAGTCGTCCGCCAGTTGTTGCAGCAGCGTCTCGTCTGTCCTCTCAACGACAAGTTGTTCCAGCAGGCGCACCCGATTCTCGTAGGCGCGCCGGTAGGCGGGATCGAGACGAATAGCCTCGGCATAATCCCGCAGCGCGGCGTTGTCGTCCCCCAACAGTGCATACGCCAGACCACGATTGTGAACAGCGCGCGACAGAGAGGGGTCGAGCGCGAGCGCCCGATCGTAGTCGGCAATGGCGGCGGTGTAGTTCTGCTGATCGAACCAGACGTTGCCGCGCTCATAGTAGGCTGTGGCGCGCGCCAACAGATCATCGCCCGCCTCAGCAGTCGCAACGAT
Encoded here:
- a CDS encoding GNAT family N-acetyltransferase; this translates as MSNVAILHDKQEIGAYLWRDPALHLYAIGDLDDFFWSSTVWYGLKEGENLLAVALLYTGGDLPTLLATARQPATALATLLSRTVHLLPQRFYAHLSPEARDALAAACLLEPRGLHFKMALRDPGRLNDIDISGVERLTPAATDELLAFYAHSYPGNWFDPRMVETGQYVGIRGENGNLLSVAGVHVYSAEQRVAALGNITTAPAARGRGLATVATAALCRSLLQTVDLIGLNVRADNVAAIACYRRLGFAFVAEYEEYMVRLKPFSGNC
- a CDS encoding tetratricopeptide repeat protein, which codes for MNGRVIRRVSVAKRVVACVALAILLTACAEPLVEPRPPRTPTAVIDRYNAIVATAEAGDDLLARATAYYERGNVWFDQQNYTAAIADYDRALALDPSLSRAVHNRGLAYALLGDDNAALRDYAEAIRLDPAYRRAYENRVRLLEQLVVERTDETLLQQLADDYGKLAELIPEAEAMYRYRQGVILARLGDRLAAREAFDAALRARPQHVDALYERALLHYADGDLNAALADLDAALRLSPRAANAYYVRGLIRHAQGDIRSAIADFGQALVLQPEYPEALIARAAAYAAQGNTAAARADLQRLDGLTLDPTLQQAREALRVQTDSP